In a genomic window of Terriglobales bacterium:
- the gmd gene encoding GDP-mannose 4,6-dehydratase produces the protein MQRNALITGITGQDGSYLAELLLEKDYAVYGLVRRSSTLNFERISHIQDRVTLIPGDLLDLSSLIAAVTQSRAHEIYNLAAQSFVPTSWNQPVLTGDFTALGVTRLLEAIRMVNPRIRFYQASSSEMFGLVEESPQNEETRFYPRSPYGVAKLYGHWITVNYRESYNQFACSGILFNHESPRRGLEFVTRKVSHGVARIKLGIDHKLRMGNLDAERDWGFAGDYVRAMWLMLQQDEPGDYVIATGRTHSVRELLEIAFAHVGLDYREHVEIDPALLRPAEVHHLKGDCSKARAAFGWEPKLTFEQLVQMMVDSDLEQVGRWRNKAVPAFF, from the coding sequence ATGCAACGTAACGCGCTCATTACTGGTATTACCGGGCAGGATGGCTCCTACCTGGCTGAGCTTTTGCTGGAGAAGGATTATGCAGTCTATGGCCTCGTCCGGCGAAGCAGCACCCTCAACTTCGAGCGAATTTCCCACATTCAGGACCGGGTGACGCTCATTCCCGGCGATCTGCTCGATCTGAGTTCGCTGATTGCGGCCGTGACTCAGTCGCGGGCCCACGAAATCTACAATTTGGCTGCTCAGTCATTTGTGCCCACCTCCTGGAATCAGCCGGTTCTGACCGGAGACTTCACCGCCCTGGGCGTGACGCGTCTGCTTGAGGCCATTCGCATGGTGAATCCCAGGATTCGCTTCTACCAGGCCTCTTCCAGCGAGATGTTCGGATTGGTTGAGGAGTCTCCACAGAATGAGGAGACGCGCTTCTATCCCAGGAGTCCCTATGGAGTGGCCAAGCTCTACGGCCACTGGATCACCGTTAATTATCGGGAAAGCTACAATCAGTTTGCTTGCTCGGGAATCCTCTTTAATCACGAATCGCCGCGCCGAGGGCTGGAGTTTGTTACTCGCAAAGTCAGCCACGGGGTGGCGCGCATCAAGCTGGGAATCGATCACAAGCTACGCATGGGCAACCTGGATGCCGAGCGCGACTGGGGTTTCGCCGGCGATTATGTGCGGGCGATGTGGCTGATGCTGCAGCAGGATGAGCCTGGCGACTACGTCATCGCCACAGGCAGGACCCACTCCGTGCGCGAGCTCCTTGAAATCGCCTTTGCCCACGTGGGCCTGGACTATCGGGAACATGTAGAAATTGATCCCGCTCTGCTGCGTCCGGCCGAGGTTCACCACCTCAAAGGCGATTGCAGCAAGGCACGAGCAGCATTTGGCTGGGAACCCAAGTTGACTTTCGAACAGCTGGTGCAAATGATGGTAGATAGTGATCTGGAACAGGTCGGGCGCTGGAGAAACAAAGCTGTCCCCGCGTTCTTTTAG